One Peptococcaceae bacterium DNA window includes the following coding sequences:
- a CDS encoding TRAP transporter small permease, with the protein MRKVAGVVDILSREMDRIAGACVAGVMVLVIANIVLRQAFNRPILGTYELVGYLTALGISLALARCAFQNGHIALDYIAGKFPVKLQAGAGVIINLISLCFWVLASWRLGVYGLSMMASGVVSSTAQLPVYPVVLLIGAGLAGLCLVLLVRLVECWETMYSGFMTKKLSRPGYMEPVRKAAR; encoded by the coding sequence ATGAGAAAGGTTGCTGGTGTGGTTGACATCTTAAGCCGCGAAATGGACAGGATAGCCGGCGCCTGCGTTGCCGGGGTGATGGTCCTGGTCATCGCCAACATTGTTTTGCGGCAGGCTTTTAACCGGCCTATATTGGGAACATACGAGCTTGTGGGTTATCTTACCGCTTTGGGGATCAGCCTGGCTTTGGCCCGCTGCGCTTTTCAAAACGGCCACATCGCTCTCGATTATATTGCCGGCAAGTTTCCGGTAAAGCTGCAGGCGGGCGCCGGGGTTATAATCAATTTGATTTCCCTTTGCTTTTGGGTTCTGGCCTCCTGGCGGCTTGGAGTATACGGGCTGAGCATGATGGCCAGCGGGGTGGTCTCCTCCACCGCCCAGTTGCCCGTCTATCCGGTAGTCCTGCTTATCGGCGCCGGGCTGGCCGGGCTGTGTCTTGTTCTGCTCGTAAGGCTGGTTGAGTGCTGGGAGACAATGTATTCCGGCTTTATGACCAAAAAACTGAGCCGTCCAGGTTATATGGAACCTGTGAGGAAGGCGGCCAGATGA
- a CDS encoding TRAP transporter large permease, which produces MSTILVGVAGIAFMFVLFIMGMPIAYAMAFTGFAGFSFLTSATVGIDMVAKEIFSVFSSYNLSVIAMFVWMGFLAYYSGIGARLYILAYRLVGHLPGGLAVATQAACAIFGAICGSNTATAATMGAIALPEMKKYGYDMSLATASIAAGGVLGVLIPPSVIFIVYGVATEQSVGRLFLAGIVPGLMLMVLYIVAILVLAYRNPALAPSGPRAGWGERLQALRGGLGEVIIIFAVSMGGLFAGWFTPTEAGAVGAAGVLAVALLGKSMNRELLKKSLVDTTRTTAMIMLVIAGAMIFGRFMAISRIPFAAASWTGSLDLPPAAIMGVILFIYLVLGCFIDALAMILLTIPIFFPIVVKGLGYDPIWFGVIVVLVVAMGVITPPVGMNVYVIKGVAPDVPLETIFKGIWPFLAAVIVCLTILLAFPGIVTFLPNALMGAD; this is translated from the coding sequence ATGAGCACCATCCTCGTAGGCGTTGCCGGAATAGCGTTCATGTTTGTTCTCTTCATTATGGGCATGCCCATTGCCTATGCCATGGCTTTTACGGGATTCGCCGGATTCAGCTTTCTTACCTCCGCAACTGTAGGAATTGACATGGTGGCCAAGGAAATATTCAGCGTTTTTTCGTCTTACAACTTGAGCGTTATTGCCATGTTTGTCTGGATGGGGTTTCTCGCTTACTATTCGGGCATAGGGGCCCGGCTTTATATCCTGGCTTACCGGCTTGTGGGGCACCTGCCCGGCGGTTTGGCCGTAGCCACGCAGGCAGCCTGCGCGATTTTTGGGGCCATATGCGGATCAAACACGGCTACGGCGGCGACAATGGGAGCGATTGCCCTGCCGGAAATGAAAAAATACGGTTATGACATGTCGCTGGCCACGGCCAGCATCGCTGCGGGCGGGGTGCTGGGCGTGCTAATCCCGCCGAGCGTGATATTTATCGTTTACGGTGTGGCTACTGAGCAGTCCGTGGGCAGGCTTTTTCTGGCCGGCATTGTTCCCGGATTGATGCTGATGGTGCTGTATATTGTTGCCATCCTGGTCCTCGCTTACCGCAACCCTGCCCTGGCTCCTTCCGGTCCCAGGGCAGGGTGGGGAGAACGGCTGCAGGCGCTGCGAGGAGGGCTGGGCGAGGTAATTATAATTTTTGCCGTTTCCATGGGCGGTCTTTTTGCCGGCTGGTTTACGCCGACGGAAGCCGGGGCGGTGGGCGCCGCCGGGGTGCTGGCGGTCGCTTTGCTGGGAAAGAGCATGAACCGTGAACTTTTAAAGAAATCGCTGGTCGATACGACACGCACCACGGCCATGATTATGCTGGTCATTGCCGGGGCCATGATTTTTGGCCGCTTTATGGCTATCAGCCGGATACCTTTTGCGGCGGCGAGCTGGACGGGGAGTCTCGACCTTCCGCCGGCAGCCATAATGGGAGTCATCTTGTTCATATACCTGGTACTCGGGTGTTTTATCGACGCCCTGGCCATGATCCTGCTTACCATACCCATCTTCTTCCCCATAGTGGTGAAAGGTTTGGGCTATGACCCGATCTGGTTCGGGGTGATCGTCGTTCTGGTTGTGGCCATGGGAGTCATTACCCCGCCGGTGGGAATGAACGTCTATGTTATAAAAGGGGTGGCTCCGGATGTGCCCTTGGAGACAATTTTCAAAGGAATATGGCCTTTCCTGGCGGCGGTCATCGTCTGCCTGACCATATTACTCGCCTTTCCGGGTATTGTCACATTTCTTCCCAACGCCCTGATGGGAGCAGATTAG
- a CDS encoding TRAP transporter substrate-binding protein codes for MKGKKMIALVVTAVLLALSGCSQQSSSPGTDKQAVVELRLAHFFPSTHPAETDLVKPWAQAIEKATGGKVRITSYPGESLLTSAQIYDGVVNGIADIGLSCFAYTRGRFPVLEVFELPGIVYNNSQAASKVAWEGIKKLNPKEVQDTKLLMVFSTGPGDLYTKVPVRTLGDLNGLEIRATGLSAKTLKALGAVPVAMPQSEAYESLSKSIVKGNLGPVEVLKGWRQAEVTKYLTKTPFLYNTLFFITMNKAKWDSLDDGTKKAIEEVSAKYFDEVACGLWDRQNADAMKFAAEKGMELIELAPDEAERWIKLVLPIQDEFVANMNKQGLEGQKILDTVKELAGKYK; via the coding sequence ATGAAAGGGAAAAAAATGATTGCCCTTGTGGTGACAGCAGTGCTCTTGGCATTAAGCGGGTGTTCGCAGCAGTCTTCGTCACCGGGAACAGACAAGCAGGCCGTGGTTGAACTCAGGCTTGCGCATTTCTTCCCCAGCACACACCCGGCTGAAACGGACCTGGTCAAACCATGGGCGCAGGCGATTGAAAAGGCGACCGGCGGTAAAGTGCGCATAACAAGCTACCCCGGCGAAAGCCTGTTAACGTCCGCCCAGATTTATGACGGGGTGGTCAACGGCATAGCGGATATCGGGCTGTCCTGTTTCGCCTATACGCGGGGACGTTTCCCGGTGCTGGAAGTTTTCGAACTGCCGGGGATTGTGTACAACAATTCGCAAGCCGCCAGCAAGGTTGCCTGGGAAGGGATAAAGAAGCTCAACCCCAAGGAGGTCCAGGACACAAAGCTGCTGATGGTGTTTAGCACAGGTCCTGGAGACCTGTATACCAAAGTCCCCGTGCGCACCCTGGGCGATTTAAACGGACTGGAAATAAGGGCTACCGGGCTGAGCGCCAAGACGCTTAAAGCGCTGGGGGCCGTGCCGGTCGCCATGCCGCAATCGGAAGCGTACGAGTCCTTGTCTAAAAGCATCGTCAAAGGGAACCTTGGTCCTGTCGAGGTCCTGAAAGGCTGGAGGCAGGCGGAGGTTACAAAATACCTGACCAAAACGCCGTTCCTCTACAATACCCTGTTTTTTATCACCATGAACAAAGCCAAATGGGATTCCCTGGATGATGGCACAAAAAAAGCCATTGAAGAAGTGAGTGCGAAATACTTTGACGAAGTGGCCTGCGGGTTATGGGACAGGCAGAATGCAGACGCTATGAAGTTTGCAGCCGAAAAAGGAATGGAATTAATCGAGCTTGCCCCGGATGAGGCTGAAAGGTGGATAAAACTTGTCTTGCCAATACAGGATGAATTCGTAGCCAATATGAACAAACAGGGGTTGGAAGGGCAGAAGATACTTGATACGGTCAAGGAATTAGCCGGCAAGTACAAGTAA